The proteins below come from a single Salinivibrio kushneri genomic window:
- a CDS encoding CinA family nicotinamide mononucleotide deamidase-related protein → MDNQQHQAPMPRIAMLSTGEEVLLGDITDTNAAWLSSILFENGLTMSRRVTIGDDLDDMAIELVRLSQTEQVVIVNGGLGPTTDDLTTAAMASAMGVDLTLNEAWLDELKQRFERHGKPMAQSNLKQAMLPDGARLIENPKGTACGFHCELNGCHFYFTPGVPSEFFDMVERQILPELLHVYAAKARSCYRLFTFGLSESGISDVMASLVLPSDVSLGYRSSLPFIEVKLFIDADHDEKDTLLEALQQRLADYVVSSNEPMASALAFDVSRQGIALKVAEQFTGGWLSSILNGQAAHLVEQGWVMSNAHVPEQAVANPLAASLAMASATISPGQKQIGLACGPELHGQICVAISTPEGEWGQRLSFKRQFSHDDARCYISTVLLDMLRRYLNGYPVIADYASLMRHDDIFIDAERIE, encoded by the coding sequence GTGGATAATCAACAACATCAAGCCCCAATGCCACGAATCGCGATGCTTTCTACTGGCGAGGAAGTGTTACTTGGAGATATCACGGATACCAATGCGGCATGGTTATCAAGCATTCTATTTGAAAATGGCTTAACCATGTCTCGTCGTGTGACCATCGGGGATGACCTTGATGATATGGCGATTGAACTCGTTCGGTTATCACAGACAGAGCAAGTGGTGATTGTGAATGGTGGTCTTGGGCCAACTACGGATGATCTCACCACGGCGGCGATGGCATCGGCAATGGGTGTGGATCTGACGCTCAATGAAGCATGGCTTGATGAGCTGAAACAGCGCTTTGAGCGTCATGGCAAACCAATGGCGCAGAGTAACCTTAAGCAAGCGATGTTACCTGACGGCGCGCGGTTAATTGAGAATCCGAAAGGGACGGCGTGTGGTTTTCACTGTGAACTTAATGGGTGTCATTTTTATTTTACGCCTGGTGTGCCCTCTGAGTTTTTCGACATGGTTGAGCGCCAAATCCTTCCTGAGTTGTTACATGTTTACGCAGCAAAAGCGCGATCATGTTACCGTTTGTTTACATTTGGCTTGTCGGAGTCAGGGATCAGTGACGTGATGGCATCATTAGTGCTTCCTAGCGATGTGTCATTGGGATATCGCTCGAGTTTACCTTTTATTGAGGTGAAGCTGTTTATTGATGCAGACCACGATGAAAAAGACACTTTACTTGAGGCACTGCAGCAACGTCTCGCAGACTATGTTGTGTCATCTAATGAGCCTATGGCTTCCGCATTGGCGTTTGACGTTAGCCGTCAGGGTATTGCCCTGAAAGTCGCTGAGCAATTTACCGGCGGTTGGTTATCAAGCATACTCAATGGGCAAGCGGCTCACCTGGTTGAGCAAGGCTGGGTGATGTCGAACGCCCATGTGCCGGAACAAGCGGTGGCAAACCCGTTAGCTGCATCACTGGCGATGGCCAGTGCGACGATTAGCCCCGGCCAAAAGCAAATTGGTCTTGCCTGTGGCCCAGAACTTCATGGACAAATCTGCGTGGCTATCTCTACACCAGAGGGGGAGTGGGGGCAGCGTTTAAGCTTTAAACGACAATTCTCTCACGACGACGCGCGCTGTTATATATCTACAGTATTGTTAGACATGCTAAGGCGCTACTTAAATGGCTATCCGGTGATTGCTGATTACGCCTCATTGATGCGACACGATGACATTTTTATTGATGCCGAGCGGATCGAATAG
- the yfaE gene encoding class I ribonucleotide reductase maintenance protein YfaE, which produces MTRITIEVNGIMVGGNTHQNLLEQLEDAGIQPEYQCRNGMCGACRCKLNQGSVTQGDSMAFVMPGEVLACQSTPQTDVSIAFDYQPAEIKKQVNEA; this is translated from the coding sequence ATGACCCGTATCACCATCGAAGTGAACGGCATAATGGTGGGTGGCAACACCCACCAAAACTTGCTGGAGCAGTTGGAAGATGCCGGTATTCAACCTGAATACCAATGCCGAAATGGCATGTGTGGCGCCTGCCGCTGTAAGCTTAATCAGGGGTCTGTGACGCAGGGAGACAGCATGGCCTTTGTGATGCCAGGTGAAGTTCTCGCTTGTCAAAGCACGCCACAAACTGATGTGTCGATCGCGTTCGACTACCAGCCCGCGGAAATCAAAAAGCAAGTTAACGAGGCGTAG
- the ubiG gene encoding bifunctional 2-polyprenyl-6-hydroxyphenol methylase/3-demethylubiquinol 3-O-methyltransferase UbiG: MSQVPNVDPAEIQKFEDMASRWWDLEGEFKPLHQINPLRLDYVLDKAGGLFGKKVLDVGCGGGILAESMAQEGAEVTGLDMGKEPLTVARLHALEAGVDVQYIQSTAEEHASNYAQQYDVVTCMEMLEHVPEPASVIQACAQMVKPGGHVFFSTLNRNAKSWLFAIVGAEHILKLVPKGTHEHHKFIRPSELMNMIDATTLTAKDMTGLHYNPVFDTYKLSNANVDVNYLVHTVAP, encoded by the coding sequence ATGAGCCAAGTACCCAATGTCGATCCGGCAGAAATTCAAAAATTCGAGGATATGGCCTCGCGTTGGTGGGATTTAGAGGGTGAATTTAAACCTTTGCATCAAATCAACCCATTACGCCTCGATTATGTTTTGGACAAAGCAGGCGGGTTATTCGGCAAAAAGGTCCTTGATGTTGGGTGTGGCGGCGGCATCTTAGCGGAAAGCATGGCGCAAGAAGGCGCAGAGGTCACCGGCTTGGATATGGGCAAAGAGCCCTTGACTGTCGCGCGTCTCCATGCCCTTGAAGCGGGTGTCGATGTACAGTATATCCAATCGACCGCTGAAGAACATGCCAGCAACTATGCACAGCAATATGACGTTGTCACTTGTATGGAAATGCTGGAACACGTGCCTGAACCTGCCTCAGTGATTCAAGCCTGTGCACAGATGGTCAAACCGGGTGGCCATGTTTTTTTCTCAACACTTAACCGCAATGCTAAATCTTGGCTGTTTGCGATTGTAGGCGCCGAGCATATTCTCAAGCTCGTCCCAAAAGGCACGCACGAGCATCATAAGTTTATTCGCCCCTCAGAACTGATGAACATGATTGATGCCACGACATTGACAGCAAAAGATATGACTGGGCTACACTACAACCCGGTGTTTGATACCTACAAACTCTCTAACGCCAATGTCGATGTGAATTACCTGGTTCACACAGTCGCGCCCTAG
- the nrdA gene encoding class 1a ribonucleoside-diphosphate reductase subunit alpha, whose translation MNQEITVLKRDGRKENLNLDKIHRVVTWAAEGLSNVSVSLVEMRSHIQFYDGMRTEDIHETIIKAAADLISEESPDYQYLAARLAVFHLRKKAYGQFEPPKLVEHVRNMVEKGKYDKHILEDYSEEELDTLDSYLDHWRDMNFSYAAVKQLEGKYLVQNRVTGEIYESAQFLYMMVAACLFASYPKETRLDYIRRFYDAASQFKISLPTPIMSGVRTPTRQFSSCVLIECDDSLDSINATSSAIVRYVSQRAGIGINAGRIRALGSPIRGGEAFHTGCIPFYKYFQTAVKCCSQGGVRGGAATLFYPIWHREVESLLVLKNNRGVEENRVRHMDYGVQINKLMYTRLLKGGNISLFSPSDVPGLYDAFFEDQDEFERLYTQYEADDSIQRETVKAVDLFSLMMQERASTGRIYIQNVDHCNTHSPFDASVAPIRQSNLCLEIALPTKPLNNVEDENGEIALCTLSAFNLGALESLDELGELADLTIRALDALLDYQDYPLPAARKATMNRRTLGVGVINFAYHLAKHGVRYSDGSANGLTHRTFEAIQYHLLRASVELAKEKGACPAFNETTYSQGILPIDTYKKDLDAICDEPLHLDWETLRKDIQTYGLRNSTLTALMPSETSSQISNATNGIEPPRGFVSVKASKDGILKQVVPEYHKYKDNYELLWNIGSNEGYLQLVGIMQKFVDQAISANTNYDPSRHASGKVPMNQLLKDLLTAYKLGVKTLYYHNTRDGASDGQSESAAAQAAEDDCAGGACKI comes from the coding sequence ATGAACCAAGAAATTACCGTATTAAAGCGTGATGGACGCAAAGAAAACTTAAACCTCGACAAGATCCATCGCGTAGTGACTTGGGCTGCCGAAGGCCTCTCAAACGTTTCTGTTTCTCTGGTTGAGATGCGCTCTCACATCCAGTTTTATGATGGCATGCGCACGGAAGATATCCACGAGACAATCATCAAAGCTGCAGCCGATCTAATCTCCGAAGAAAGCCCAGATTATCAATATCTTGCGGCACGTTTGGCGGTCTTCCACTTACGTAAAAAAGCCTATGGCCAGTTCGAGCCACCTAAGCTGGTTGAGCATGTCAGAAACATGGTCGAGAAAGGCAAGTATGATAAACATATCTTGGAAGACTACAGCGAAGAAGAGCTCGACACCCTAGATAGCTACCTAGACCACTGGCGCGACATGAACTTCTCGTACGCCGCGGTGAAGCAGCTGGAAGGTAAATACCTGGTACAAAACCGCGTGACCGGTGAAATTTACGAGAGCGCGCAATTTTTGTACATGATGGTTGCTGCGTGCTTGTTTGCATCATATCCGAAAGAGACGCGCCTGGACTATATCCGTCGCTTTTATGATGCTGCCTCGCAATTTAAGATCTCACTGCCAACGCCTATCATGTCGGGTGTGCGCACACCAACACGCCAGTTTAGCTCGTGTGTATTGATTGAGTGTGACGACAGCTTAGATTCTATCAATGCCACATCCAGCGCGATTGTTCGCTACGTGTCACAACGCGCAGGTATTGGTATTAACGCAGGCCGTATTCGCGCCTTAGGCAGCCCTATCCGTGGCGGTGAGGCGTTCCATACTGGTTGTATTCCGTTTTATAAGTATTTCCAAACCGCGGTGAAGTGCTGCTCTCAGGGCGGCGTTCGTGGTGGCGCAGCGACCTTATTCTATCCAATTTGGCACCGCGAAGTGGAATCACTACTGGTATTGAAAAACAACCGTGGTGTGGAAGAAAACCGTGTGCGTCATATGGATTACGGGGTTCAAATTAATAAGTTGATGTACACCCGCTTGCTTAAAGGTGGCAACATTTCCTTGTTCTCGCCGTCGGATGTACCAGGCTTGTACGATGCCTTTTTTGAAGATCAAGATGAGTTTGAACGCCTGTACACGCAGTACGAAGCAGACGACTCTATCCAGCGCGAAACGGTAAAAGCCGTCGATTTGTTCTCGCTGATGATGCAAGAGCGCGCGTCAACCGGCCGGATCTACATCCAAAATGTTGACCACTGTAATACCCATAGCCCGTTTGACGCATCCGTAGCCCCGATTCGTCAGTCTAACCTGTGCCTTGAGATCGCACTGCCGACCAAGCCACTGAACAATGTTGAAGATGAGAACGGTGAAATTGCACTGTGTACTCTCTCAGCCTTTAACCTCGGCGCACTTGAATCACTCGACGAGCTGGGTGAACTGGCCGACTTGACCATTCGTGCCTTGGATGCGCTATTGGATTATCAAGACTACCCATTGCCGGCCGCGCGAAAAGCAACCATGAACCGCCGTACACTCGGTGTGGGTGTGATTAACTTTGCCTATCATCTCGCCAAGCACGGTGTCCGTTATTCGGATGGCAGTGCGAATGGCCTCACCCACCGCACTTTCGAAGCGATTCAGTATCACTTGTTGCGTGCGTCGGTCGAGTTGGCAAAAGAAAAAGGCGCGTGTCCTGCCTTTAATGAAACCACATACTCGCAAGGTATTCTGCCAATTGATACCTACAAGAAAGACTTGGATGCGATTTGTGATGAGCCATTACATCTGGACTGGGAAACCTTGCGTAAGGACATCCAGACCTATGGCTTGCGTAACTCAACGCTGACAGCCTTGATGCCCTCAGAGACCTCTTCGCAAATCTCTAATGCCACTAACGGCATTGAGCCACCGCGTGGGTTTGTCTCAGTGAAAGCGTCAAAAGATGGCATTCTCAAACAAGTGGTACCTGAGTATCACAAGTATAAAGATAATTACGAACTGCTCTGGAACATTGGCAGCAATGAAGGTTACTTACAGCTAGTCGGTATCATGCAAAAATTCGTCGACCAAGCGATTTCTGCTAACACCAATTATGATCCGAGCCGACATGCAAGCGGTAAAGTTCCTATGAACCAGCTGCTTAAAGATTTGCTCACCGCGTATAAACTGGGGGTTAAAACCCTGTACTATCACAACACACGTGATGGCGCGAGCGATGGTCAGTCGGAATCAGCCGCGGCACAAGCCGCTGAAGACGATTGCGCCGGCGGTGCATGTAAGATCTAA
- the gph gene encoding phosphoglycolate phosphatase (PGP is an essential enzyme in the glycolate salvage pathway in higher organisms (photorespiration in plants). Phosphoglycolate results from the oxidase activity of RubisCO in the Calvin cycle when concentrations of carbon dioxide are low relative to oxygen. This enzyme is a member of the Haloacid Dehalogenase (HAD) superfamily of aspartate-nucleophile hydrolase enzymes (PF00702).), with the protein MTPSTVLFDLDGTLLDTAPDMGEAANRVLAEFDLPPLTREQIYTHTSFGARGLLTAGFGEQAQYQDPIALRARFLHHYGEAICHGTQLYDGIDTLLDTLDQLHIPWGIVTNKPEGLTHQLLTFFPRLQSAKVIVGADTYEHAKPHPMPLLEAAKSLNCVPQQGLYVGDIENDILAARAANMGAAVAGWGYTGDLTLVHNWEADHIFAKPDQLSAFIGS; encoded by the coding sequence ATGACCCCATCAACAGTTTTGTTTGATTTAGATGGCACATTGCTTGACACCGCGCCCGATATGGGTGAGGCGGCCAATCGTGTCCTGGCCGAATTTGACTTGCCTCCGTTAACCCGTGAACAGATTTATACCCACACCAGCTTTGGTGCGCGGGGCCTCTTAACCGCCGGGTTCGGTGAGCAAGCGCAATATCAAGATCCCATCGCCTTGCGTGCACGTTTTCTTCACCACTATGGTGAAGCGATATGCCATGGCACACAGCTCTACGATGGCATAGACACGCTGCTCGATACGCTGGATCAGCTGCACATCCCTTGGGGCATCGTGACCAATAAACCCGAAGGGCTCACCCACCAACTACTGACATTCTTCCCACGCCTTCAAAGCGCGAAAGTCATTGTCGGTGCCGATACTTATGAGCATGCGAAACCACATCCGATGCCACTGCTTGAAGCGGCGAAAAGCCTCAATTGTGTGCCACAACAGGGGCTGTACGTTGGAGACATTGAAAACGATATATTAGCCGCTCGAGCCGCCAATATGGGTGCGGCTGTTGCGGGATGGGGTTATACGGGGGATCTCACCCTAGTCCACAATTGGGAAGCAGATCATATTTTCGCCAAACCGGATCAGCTTAGCGCCTTTATTGGATCCTAG
- the nrdB gene encoding class Ia ribonucleoside-diphosphate reductase subunit beta: MAYSTFSKINNDPLKEPMFLGQSVNVARYDQQKYEIFEKLIEKQLSFFWRPEEVDVSSDRIDYNKLPEHEKHIFISNLKYQTLLDSIQGRSPNVALLPLVSIPELETWIETWSFSETIHSRSYTHIIRNIVADPAVVFDDIVMNEHIQKRAEDIAQYYDDLIQLSNYYHQLGEGTHTINGQTITVSLRALKRQLYLCLMSVNALEAIRFYVSFACSFAFAERELMEGNAKIIKFIARDEALHLTGTQHMLNILRSGQDDPEMAEIAKECEQECFDLFNKAAEQEKDWAEYLFRDGSMIGLNKDILCQYVEYITNLRMSAVGLAPAYDNATQNPIPWINAWLSSDNVQVAPQEAEISSYLVGQIDNEVSVEDFGDFEL, from the coding sequence ATGGCTTACAGTACATTTTCTAAAATCAACAATGACCCGCTCAAAGAGCCCATGTTCTTGGGTCAGTCAGTTAATGTTGCCCGCTACGATCAGCAAAAATATGAAATTTTTGAAAAGCTGATCGAGAAGCAGTTGTCGTTCTTTTGGCGCCCAGAAGAAGTCGACGTGTCGAGCGACCGTATTGATTACAACAAGTTACCTGAGCATGAGAAGCATATTTTCATCAGTAACTTGAAGTATCAAACGCTACTCGATTCTATCCAAGGCCGTAGTCCTAACGTCGCCCTGTTGCCGCTGGTCTCGATTCCAGAACTCGAAACCTGGATTGAAACCTGGAGCTTCTCGGAGACCATTCATTCACGTTCTTACACCCATATTATTCGCAACATTGTCGCTGATCCGGCGGTTGTGTTTGATGACATCGTGATGAATGAGCACATACAAAAGCGTGCAGAAGACATTGCCCAATATTATGATGACCTAATCCAGCTGAGTAACTACTACCACCAGCTAGGTGAAGGGACACATACGATTAATGGTCAAACGATCACCGTCAGCTTGCGCGCGCTGAAGCGCCAGCTGTATTTATGCCTAATGTCTGTGAATGCGCTCGAGGCGATCCGCTTTTATGTCAGCTTTGCATGCTCCTTTGCCTTTGCCGAGCGTGAACTGATGGAAGGTAATGCGAAGATCATCAAGTTTATTGCCCGTGACGAAGCCTTGCACCTGACTGGGACACAGCACATGCTCAACATTCTACGTAGCGGTCAAGACGACCCTGAAATGGCCGAGATTGCCAAAGAGTGCGAGCAAGAGTGTTTTGATCTATTCAATAAAGCCGCTGAGCAAGAAAAAGATTGGGCAGAATATTTGTTCCGTGATGGCTCGATGATCGGTCTGAACAAAGATATCTTGTGTCAGTATGTTGAGTACATTACCAACCTACGTATGTCTGCGGTCGGCTTAGCGCCTGCCTATGACAATGCGACACAAAACCCCATTCCTTGGATTAACGCTTGGTTGTCCTCAGATAATGTTCAGGTCGCTCCACAGGAAGCAGAGATTAGTTCATACTTAGTTGGTCAAATCGACAACGAAGTCAGCGTTGAAGACTTTGGTGACTTCGAGCTATGA